From Hymenobacter sedentarius, a single genomic window includes:
- a CDS encoding glycosyltransferase family 4 protein, translating to MRVAIVINTSWNIWNFRASLVRALQAAGHEVMAIAPPDDYSQRLETELGCRFVPILMENKGTNPLQDAALTRRFYQIYKREKPDVVLHYTIKPNIYGSIAARLAGVPSINNVSGLGTVFIIKNFVSKVALGLYRFAFRFPHKVFFQNGDDRRLFLDNGLIRPEITGLLPGSGVDTDRFRPAPQFRRQTPFVFLMVARVLYEKGVVEYFEAAKLIRAAVPGTRIQLLGGLDEAGGVGVPRATFEEWLKTGDIEYLGRSDDVAAHLHRADCVVLPSYREGTPKTLLEAAAVGKPLVTTDVPGCRETVVDGLNGYLCQVRDGHDLAAKMLQVLQLSEADLQRMGQASRHLAETKFDEKLVLDKYISAVAEVKNKAVLPSTPAKVRSLPLS from the coding sequence TTGCGCGTCGCTATCGTTATCAATACCAGTTGGAATATTTGGAATTTCCGGGCCAGCCTCGTGCGGGCCTTGCAGGCCGCCGGGCACGAGGTGATGGCCATTGCCCCGCCCGATGACTATTCGCAGCGGCTCGAAACCGAGCTGGGCTGTCGCTTCGTGCCCATTCTCATGGAAAACAAGGGCACCAACCCGCTGCAGGACGCCGCCCTCACCCGGCGCTTCTACCAGATTTACAAGCGCGAAAAGCCCGACGTGGTGCTGCACTACACCATCAAGCCCAACATTTACGGCAGCATCGCGGCCCGGCTGGCCGGCGTGCCCAGCATCAACAACGTGAGCGGCTTGGGCACGGTGTTCATCATCAAAAACTTCGTGAGCAAGGTGGCGCTGGGCCTCTACCGCTTCGCGTTCCGCTTCCCGCACAAGGTGTTTTTCCAGAACGGCGACGACCGGCGGCTGTTCCTCGACAACGGCCTCATTCGCCCCGAAATCACCGGCCTGCTGCCCGGCTCCGGCGTCGACACCGACCGGTTCCGGCCCGCGCCGCAGTTTCGGCGCCAAACCCCGTTTGTGTTTTTGATGGTGGCGCGGGTGCTGTACGAAAAAGGCGTGGTGGAATACTTTGAAGCGGCCAAACTCATTCGGGCGGCCGTGCCCGGCACCCGCATCCAGCTGCTGGGCGGCCTCGACGAGGCCGGCGGCGTGGGCGTGCCGCGGGCCACGTTCGAAGAGTGGTTGAAAACTGGTGATATCGAATACCTGGGCCGTTCCGACGACGTGGCCGCCCACCTGCACCGCGCCGACTGCGTGGTGCTGCCCAGCTACCGCGAAGGCACCCCCAAAACCCTGCTCGAAGCCGCGGCCGTGGGCAAGCCCCTTGTCACCACCGACGTGCCCGGCTGCCGCGAAACCGTAGTCGATGGCCTCAACGGCTACCTCTGCCAGGTACGCGACGGCCATGATTTGGCGGCCAAAATGCTCCAGGTGCTGCAGCTTTCAGAAGCCGATTTGCAGCGCATGGGCCAGGCCAGCCGCCACCTCGCCGAAACCAAATTCGACGAGAAGCTGGTGCTGGACAAGTACATCAGTGCTGTCGCGGAGGTGAAAAATAAAGCCGTGCTCCCCTCAACTCCTGCCAAAGTCCGGTCCCTACCTTTGTCCTGA
- the rfbC gene encoding dTDP-4-dehydrorhamnose 3,5-epimerase has translation MQAIPHALPGLIEFVPRLFGDPRGVFYETYSARLMQEMGLPADLDWVQDNQSKSQPGVVRGLHFQHPPHAQAKLVRVAKGRALDVVVDIRRDSPTFGKHAKVELSEAKGNILFVPIGFAHGFVALEEDTLFLYKCSNYYAPPAEGGLQWNDPALGIEWGIADALVSPKDAVLPTFAELDSPF, from the coding sequence ATGCAAGCAATACCCCACGCCCTGCCGGGCCTCATCGAATTTGTTCCGCGCTTGTTTGGCGACCCGCGGGGCGTGTTCTACGAAACCTACAGCGCCCGCCTCATGCAGGAAATGGGCCTGCCCGCCGACCTCGATTGGGTGCAGGACAACCAGTCCAAGTCGCAGCCCGGCGTGGTGCGCGGCCTGCACTTCCAGCATCCTCCCCACGCCCAAGCCAAGCTGGTGCGCGTCGCCAAGGGCCGTGCCCTCGACGTGGTGGTGGACATTCGCCGCGACTCGCCCACTTTCGGCAAGCACGCCAAGGTTGAGCTAAGCGAAGCCAAAGGCAACATTCTCTTCGTGCCGATTGGCTTTGCCCACGGCTTTGTTGCGCTGGAAGAGGACACGCTTTTTCTCTACAAGTGCTCGAACTACTACGCGCCGCCCGCTGAAGGTGGCTTGCAGTGGAACGACCCGGCCCTGGGCATCGAGTGGGGCATTGCCGACGCCCTGGTGTCGCCCAAGGATGCGGTGTTGCCCACTTTTGCCGAGTTGGACAGTCCGTTTTAG
- a CDS encoding TIGR04283 family arsenosugar biosynthesis glycosyltransferase — translation MALSVIIPTYNEAANIAQLVADLRRHAPAHLVEILVVDAHSPDGTAEAARQAGATVLLAPKPGRAAQMNYGAQQATGDILYFVHADVGIHPDYVATIEAAVAAGHEAGCYRFRFDSKHPLLRINSYGTRFPGIMSRGGDQTLFVTRDLFQRLGGFNERFVIMEDFEIILRIRKLASFFIIPQDVRVSARKYETNSWLRVQIANLTALSLFFLKVPPTRIARTYKAMLNYR, via the coding sequence ATGGCTCTTAGCGTTATCATTCCCACCTACAATGAAGCCGCTAACATCGCCCAACTCGTAGCCGACCTGCGCCGCCACGCCCCCGCCCACCTGGTCGAAATACTGGTAGTGGACGCGCACAGCCCCGACGGCACCGCCGAAGCCGCCCGCCAGGCCGGAGCCACCGTGCTGCTGGCCCCCAAGCCCGGCCGCGCGGCTCAGATGAACTACGGAGCGCAGCAGGCCACCGGCGACATCCTCTACTTCGTGCACGCCGACGTGGGCATTCACCCCGACTACGTGGCCACCATTGAGGCAGCCGTGGCCGCGGGGCACGAAGCGGGCTGCTACCGGTTTCGGTTCGACTCCAAGCACCCTTTGCTGCGCATCAACAGCTACGGCACCCGCTTTCCAGGCATCATGAGCCGCGGCGGCGACCAGACGCTGTTCGTCACGCGCGACCTGTTTCAGCGGTTGGGCGGGTTCAACGAGCGGTTCGTCATCATGGAGGACTTTGAAATCATCCTCCGCATCCGGAAGCTGGCCTCCTTTTTCATCATCCCCCAAGACGTGCGCGTGTCGGCCCGCAAGTACGAAACCAACAGCTGGCTGCGCGTGCAAATAGCCAATTTAACGGCGCTTTCGCTGTTTTTCCTGAAGGTGCCGCCCACCCGCATTGCGCGCACCTACAAAGCCATGCTCAACTACCGCTGA
- the hflX gene encoding GTPase HflX yields the protein MANKPTSGGRKPGGSTRHFTTDNAKAGFVATKSGGAYDTAKEQETAVLVSVPPRRQSEAQTTEYLDELAFLIETAGATATKRFVQRLEKPDIRTYVGEGKLAEIKAWVQHEGTSMVVFDDDLSPSQLRNLEAELLVKIVDRSLLILDIFALRAKSATSRTQVELAQYQYLLPRLTGLWTHLDKQRGGVGMKGPGETEIETDRRIVRDRIAFLKEKLEDLDKQAHTQRKTRGGSIRVALVGYTNVGKSTLMNVLGKADVFAENKLFATVDATTRKIVLDQTPFLLSDTVGFIRKLPTKLIESFKSTLDEIREADLLLHVVDISHPGFEEQIQVVNDTLSDIGAADKPVLLVFNKIDQYKQDDAQHDPFGEVLDAEDDGTAPRPPLAQLQATYMAKLHDPVVFVSAQERTNLEELRELLAKRVAALHQQRYPYQAANY from the coding sequence ATGGCAAACAAACCCACATCCGGCGGCCGCAAACCCGGCGGCAGCACGCGCCACTTCACCACCGACAACGCCAAAGCCGGCTTCGTCGCCACCAAATCGGGCGGCGCCTACGACACGGCCAAAGAGCAGGAAACCGCCGTGCTCGTGAGCGTACCCCCGCGCCGCCAGTCGGAAGCCCAAACCACGGAATACCTCGACGAGCTGGCCTTTCTCATCGAAACGGCCGGCGCCACCGCCACCAAGCGCTTTGTGCAGCGCCTCGAAAAGCCCGACATCCGGACCTACGTGGGCGAGGGCAAGCTGGCCGAAATCAAGGCCTGGGTGCAGCACGAGGGTACGAGCATGGTCGTGTTCGACGACGACCTCTCGCCCTCGCAGCTGCGCAACCTCGAAGCCGAGCTGCTGGTGAAAATCGTGGACCGCTCGCTGCTGATTCTGGACATTTTTGCCCTGCGGGCGAAATCGGCCACCTCGCGCACGCAGGTGGAGCTGGCCCAGTACCAGTACCTCCTCCCCCGCCTCACCGGCCTCTGGACTCACTTGGACAAGCAGCGCGGCGGCGTGGGCATGAAGGGCCCGGGTGAAACCGAAATCGAAACCGACCGCCGCATCGTGCGCGACCGGATTGCCTTTCTGAAGGAAAAGCTCGAAGACCTCGACAAGCAGGCCCACACGCAGCGCAAAACCCGGGGCGGCAGCATCCGCGTGGCCCTAGTGGGCTACACCAACGTGGGCAAAAGCACCCTGATGAACGTGCTGGGCAAGGCCGACGTGTTTGCCGAAAACAAGCTGTTTGCCACCGTAGACGCCACGACGCGCAAAATCGTGCTCGACCAAACGCCGTTTTTGTTGTCCGACACGGTTGGGTTTATCCGCAAGCTGCCCACCAAGCTGATTGAGAGCTTCAAGAGCACGCTCGATGAGATTCGCGAAGCCGACCTGCTGCTGCACGTGGTGGACATTTCGCACCCCGGCTTTGAGGAGCAGATTCAGGTGGTGAACGACACGCTGTCGGACATCGGCGCAGCCGACAAGCCGGTTTTGCTGGTGTTCAACAAGATAGACCAGTACAAGCAGGACGATGCCCAGCACGACCCCTTTGGCGAAGTGCTGGATGCCGAGGACGACGGCACCGCCCCGCGCCCGCCGCTGGCCCAGCTGCAAGCCACCTACATGGCCAAGCTGCACGACCCGGTGGTGTTCGTGTCGGCCCAGGAGCGCACCAACCTGGAGGAGTTGCGCGAGCTGCTGGCCAAGCGCGTAGCCGCCCTGCACCAGCAGCGGTACCCGTACCAGGCTGCGAATTACTAA
- a CDS encoding NAD-dependent epimerase/dehydratase family protein — protein sequence MPPTVLVTGANGFLGRHIVAELLRRNYNVRALVRPQNRTTSSALPPLHSLPIECREGDIGQPNTVAGAADGCMAIIHAAALAQVNPARNPAVWAVNDTGTETVLQLAQEAKVERFVYVGTANVFGFGSVSQPGDETRPFSGTRYGLDYMDSKRAATVRVQRAVAEWNLPAVLVHPTFMLGPGDAKPTSNALLLELHRGRLLGYPPGGKNYVHVRDVAVATVNALSKGQVGESYILGNQNLSYREAFGLMARVMGVPPARWPIPAAVARAYGAACDLKARWSGQPAQLNSAMVAVANDGHYFSAQKAIVELSMPQTALEQAVQEAFDWFKTNHYV from the coding sequence ATGCCGCCCACCGTTCTCGTTACCGGCGCCAACGGCTTCCTGGGGCGCCACATCGTAGCCGAACTGCTGCGGCGCAACTACAACGTGCGGGCCCTGGTACGGCCCCAAAACCGCACGACCTCTTCGGCCCTGCCGCCGCTGCACAGCCTGCCCATCGAGTGCCGCGAGGGCGACATTGGCCAGCCCAACACGGTGGCCGGCGCGGCAGATGGCTGCATGGCCATCATCCACGCCGCCGCCCTGGCCCAGGTGAACCCGGCCCGCAACCCGGCCGTGTGGGCCGTGAACGACACGGGCACCGAAACCGTGCTGCAGCTAGCTCAAGAGGCTAAAGTTGAACGATTCGTGTACGTGGGCACCGCCAACGTTTTCGGCTTTGGGAGCGTCTCGCAGCCCGGCGATGAAACCCGTCCCTTCTCCGGCACCCGCTACGGCCTGGACTACATGGACAGCAAGCGCGCCGCCACCGTCCGCGTGCAACGCGCCGTAGCCGAATGGAACCTGCCCGCCGTGCTGGTTCACCCCACCTTCATGCTGGGTCCCGGCGATGCAAAACCCACCTCCAATGCCCTGCTGCTGGAGCTGCACCGGGGCCGACTATTGGGCTACCCGCCCGGCGGCAAAAACTACGTGCATGTGCGGGATGTGGCCGTGGCCACCGTCAACGCCCTGAGCAAAGGCCAGGTTGGAGAATCCTACATCTTGGGCAACCAGAACCTAAGCTACCGGGAAGCTTTTGGGCTGATGGCGCGCGTCATGGGCGTGCCGCCGGCGCGGTGGCCCATCCCGGCGGCCGTAGCCCGAGCTTACGGGGCGGCCTGCGACTTGAAAGCCCGCTGGAGCGGACAGCCGGCCCAGCTCAATTCGGCCATGGTGGCGGTGGCCAACGATGGCCACTATTTCAGCGCCCAGAAAGCTATTGTCGAACTTAGTATGCCCCAAACCGCTTTAGAGCAAGCCGTTCAGGAAGCCTTCGACTGGTTTAAAACCAATCATTATGTTTGA
- a CDS encoding DUF547 domain-containing protein, translating into MKITRLPAVALLALGLTTLTAFRTPAFSSHSPEHKALASHAATAVDHSAYDRLLKKYVNEKGLVNYKGLMADQKDFNRYLDLLSKNPPAASWSKHEQMAYWINAYNAYTMRLVLDHYPVQSIKDIGSKIKIPFVTTPWAAKFFSIGSTKMSLDNIEHGTLRKKYNDPRIHFALVCASISCPRLRNEAYTADKLERQLDDQGHDFLNNPAKNKISQDAAQLSKYFDWYKGDWSNNSQSVVSWVNKYSTAKMSNSTKVTYLDYNWNLNEQ; encoded by the coding sequence ATGAAAATAACCCGCTTACCGGCCGTAGCCCTGCTGGCCCTCGGCCTGACGACGCTCACCGCCTTCCGCACGCCGGCTTTTTCTTCGCATTCGCCTGAGCACAAGGCGCTGGCCAGCCATGCTGCCACCGCGGTAGACCACAGCGCCTACGACCGGCTGCTGAAAAAATACGTGAACGAGAAGGGCCTGGTCAACTACAAGGGCCTGATGGCCGACCAGAAAGACTTCAATCGGTACCTCGACCTGCTGAGCAAGAATCCGCCGGCCGCCAGCTGGAGCAAGCACGAGCAGATGGCCTACTGGATTAACGCCTACAATGCCTACACCATGCGCCTGGTGCTGGACCACTACCCGGTGCAGAGCATCAAGGACATTGGCTCCAAAATCAAGATTCCGTTTGTGACCACGCCCTGGGCAGCCAAGTTTTTCAGCATCGGCAGCACAAAGATGAGCCTGGACAACATTGAGCACGGCACACTGCGCAAGAAATACAACGACCCCCGCATTCACTTTGCACTGGTGTGCGCGTCCATTTCCTGCCCCCGGCTGCGAAACGAGGCCTACACCGCCGACAAGCTCGAGCGCCAGCTCGACGACCAGGGCCACGACTTCCTGAACAACCCGGCCAAGAACAAAATCAGCCAGGATGCCGCCCAGCTTTCCAAGTACTTCGACTGGTACAAGGGCGACTGGAGCAACAACAGCCAGTCGGTGGTGAGCTGGGTAAACAAGTACTCCACCGCCAAAATGAGCAACAGCACCAAGGTCACGTACCTGGACTACAACTGGAACCTGAATGAGCAATAA
- a CDS encoding DUF6134 family protein, with protein MSNKAAEPEAERQVELAGSPALRYSLPTVLRRLLTVGSLCLLPSAGQAQTLKAAAVETRRYAIEVAGLRVGTMTATRQPQAGTDVLYTLVSDVKVNFLLYHLKIYYQVSNRFRNGQLLLSTVEAHTNQGDFSSRTEWKGDHYDIVADQYKHHYRATETQPITYAVTNLFFGEPGAHRKAFAEYFGDYFSLNSTAAHTYQAQRDGREDEYQYANGQLVTIIKKNPLKNFIIRLLP; from the coding sequence ATGAGCAATAAGGCCGCCGAGCCAGAAGCCGAACGCCAAGTTGAGCTGGCCGGAAGCCCCGCGCTGCGCTATTCTCTTCCTACTGTCCTGCGGCGCCTACTAACCGTTGGTAGCCTGTGTTTACTGCCGTCGGCTGGGCAGGCCCAGACGCTGAAAGCTGCGGCGGTAGAAACCCGCCGGTACGCCATCGAAGTGGCCGGCCTGCGGGTGGGCACCATGACGGCCACCCGCCAGCCCCAAGCAGGCACCGACGTGCTGTACACCTTGGTGAGCGATGTGAAGGTCAACTTCCTGCTCTACCATCTGAAAATTTATTACCAGGTGAGCAACCGCTTCCGCAACGGGCAGCTCCTGCTCTCGACGGTGGAGGCCCATACCAACCAAGGGGATTTCTCCTCCCGCACCGAGTGGAAGGGCGACCATTACGACATCGTGGCCGACCAATACAAGCACCACTACCGCGCCACCGAAACCCAGCCGATTACCTACGCCGTGACCAACCTCTTCTTCGGCGAGCCCGGCGCACACCGCAAAGCTTTCGCGGAATACTTTGGCGACTATTTTAGCCTGAACAGCACCGCCGCGCATACCTACCAGGCGCAGCGCGACGGCCGCGAAGACGAGTACCAGTACGCCAACGGCCAGCTGGTCACCATCATCAAAAAGAATCCGCTCAAAAACTTTATTATCCGCCTGCTGCCCTGA
- a CDS encoding UDP-N-acetylmuramoyl-tripeptide--D-alanyl-D-alanine ligase yields MLLYSHYLAASGHVSTDSRQPQPGTLFFALNGPSFRGAAFAPQALEKGARHAVVDDAELAATDPNRYTFAPDPLVALQELARHHRQQFDIPVLAITGSNGKTTTKELLTAVLAQKFQVLATIGNLNNHIGVPLTLLRLRAGEHNFAVIEMGANHRREIAELCELALPTHGLITNIGKAHLEGFGGAEGVALGKGELFDYLARTGGTAFVNTLDARLPSLAAAVLTRLTYPGPADTYPATLLSADPAVALRLADGTDVVAQLTGDYNFLNLAAAAAVGLHFGIAAEKVATALAHYNPQNNRSQLLRTAAGNDLVLDAYNANPSSMAAALRSFAARPAAAGQPKLAVLGDMFELGDDSAAEHRQLGQLLAELNLPAVLLIGPEMSAAASAAGQVQHFANKAEAAEWLKQHPVRGQQVLVKGSRGMALETLVELL; encoded by the coding sequence ATGCTGCTTTACTCCCACTACCTGGCCGCCAGCGGCCACGTCAGCACCGATTCGCGTCAGCCCCAGCCCGGCACCTTGTTTTTTGCCTTGAACGGCCCCAGCTTTCGGGGCGCCGCGTTTGCGCCGCAAGCCCTGGAAAAGGGCGCCCGCCACGCCGTCGTCGACGATGCCGAACTGGCCGCCACCGACCCCAACCGCTACACCTTCGCCCCCGACCCGCTGGTGGCCCTACAGGAGCTGGCCCGGCACCACCGCCAGCAGTTCGACATTCCGGTGCTGGCCATCACGGGCTCCAACGGCAAAACCACCACCAAAGAACTCCTCACGGCCGTCTTGGCCCAGAAATTCCAGGTCCTGGCCACCATTGGCAACCTCAACAATCACATTGGGGTGCCGCTCACGCTGCTGCGCCTGCGCGCCGGCGAGCACAACTTCGCCGTGATTGAGATGGGCGCCAACCACCGGCGCGAAATCGCCGAACTGTGCGAACTGGCCCTGCCCACGCACGGCCTCATCACTAACATCGGCAAGGCCCACCTCGAAGGCTTTGGCGGGGCCGAAGGCGTGGCGCTGGGCAAAGGCGAATTGTTTGACTACCTGGCCCGCACCGGCGGCACGGCGTTCGTCAATACCCTCGACGCCCGCCTGCCTTCCCTGGCCGCTGCCGTGCTCACACGCCTCACCTACCCCGGACCCGCTGACACCTACCCCGCCACGCTGCTCTCGGCCGACCCAGCCGTGGCCCTGCGCCTGGCCGACGGCACCGACGTCGTCGCCCAGCTCACCGGCGACTACAACTTCCTGAACCTGGCCGCTGCCGCCGCCGTGGGCCTGCACTTCGGCATCGCCGCTGAGAAAGTAGCTACCGCCCTGGCGCACTACAACCCGCAGAACAACCGCTCGCAGCTCCTGCGTACCGCCGCCGGCAACGACCTGGTTCTGGATGCCTACAATGCGAACCCCAGCAGCATGGCCGCGGCGCTGCGCAGCTTCGCGGCGCGGCCGGCCGCGGCCGGGCAACCCAAGCTCGCGGTATTGGGTGACATGTTCGAACTCGGCGACGATAGCGCCGCCGAGCACCGCCAGCTGGGCCAGCTGCTCGCGGAGCTAAACCTGCCCGCCGTGCTATTGATTGGGCCGGAAATGAGCGCCGCGGCATCTGCGGCAGGCCAGGTCCAGCATTTTGCAAACAAGGCCGAGGCCGCCGAATGGCTCAAACAGCACCCGGTGCGCGGCCAGCAGGTTCTGGTGAAGGGCAGCCGCGGCATGGCCCTAGAGACCCTGGTGGAGCTGCTTTGA
- the arsS gene encoding arsenosugar biosynthesis radical SAM (seleno)protein ArsS (Some members of this family are selenoproteins.) has translation MKSLKATGHQLADSAFQLTVLRTEVAETLHLPLFHEKMRGADLFPLQSFAPAILQINVGKMCNQVCKHCHVDAGPDRKEIMTRETMQLCLDALAQSDIQTVDLTGGAPEMNPDFRWFVEEISKLGRKVLVRCNLTIIVANKKYYDLPDFFKLHGVEVVSSLPFYSADKTDRQRGDGVFADSIKALKMLNAVGYGQEGTGLVLNLVYNPSGAFLPGSQKALQDQFKRALAKDFGIVFNELFAITNIPVSRYLDYLIESKNYAGYMEKLVNAFNPAAAAGVMCRNTISVGWDGGLYDCDFNQMLDLYVASPGKHIRDFDAAALAQRSIVVNQHCYGCTAGSGSSCGGAVA, from the coding sequence ATGAAATCCCTCAAGGCCACGGGCCACCAACTGGCTGATTCCGCCTTTCAGCTCACGGTGCTGCGCACCGAAGTAGCCGAAACGCTGCACCTGCCGCTGTTCCACGAAAAGATGCGCGGGGCGGACCTGTTTCCGCTGCAGTCGTTTGCGCCGGCCATTCTGCAAATCAACGTGGGCAAAATGTGCAACCAGGTGTGCAAGCACTGCCACGTGGACGCCGGCCCCGACCGCAAGGAAATCATGACCCGCGAGACCATGCAGCTGTGCCTGGACGCGCTGGCCCAAAGCGACATCCAGACCGTGGACCTGACCGGGGGCGCCCCCGAGATGAACCCCGACTTCCGGTGGTTTGTGGAGGAAATCAGCAAGCTGGGCCGCAAGGTGCTGGTGCGCTGCAACCTCACCATCATTGTGGCTAACAAGAAGTACTACGACCTACCCGACTTCTTTAAGCTGCACGGCGTGGAAGTGGTCAGCTCCCTGCCTTTCTACAGCGCCGACAAAACCGACCGCCAGCGCGGCGACGGCGTCTTTGCCGACTCCATTAAGGCCCTGAAAATGCTCAATGCCGTGGGCTACGGCCAGGAAGGCACCGGCCTGGTACTCAACCTGGTGTACAACCCCAGCGGCGCCTTTCTGCCCGGCTCGCAAAAGGCCCTGCAGGACCAGTTTAAGCGCGCCCTGGCCAAGGACTTCGGCATCGTATTCAACGAGCTGTTTGCCATCACCAACATACCGGTGAGCCGCTACCTCGATTACCTGATTGAGTCCAAAAACTACGCCGGCTACATGGAGAAGCTGGTGAATGCCTTCAACCCCGCGGCCGCCGCAGGCGTGATGTGCCGCAACACCATCTCGGTGGGCTGGGACGGCGGCCTGTACGACTGCGACTTCAACCAGATGTTGGATTTGTATGTGGCCAGCCCAGGCAAGCACATCCGCGACTTCGATGCCGCGGCCTTGGCTCAGCGGAGCATTGTGGTGAACCAGCACTGCTATGGCTGCACGGCCGGCAGCGGTTCCAGTTGTGGCGGGGCCGTGGCGTAG
- a CDS encoding c-type cytochrome, whose translation MNLRFAALLLLPLLSARPVLATPPVLPGQLIFQKNCVRCHGPNGKKGLNGAHDLTKSNLNAFGRTYLVTNGMGKMPAFGKVLTPAQVQQVVAYSLTLR comes from the coding sequence ATGAACCTTCGTTTTGCGGCCTTGCTGCTGTTGCCCTTGCTTTCCGCCCGCCCGGTGTTGGCCACGCCGCCGGTGCTGCCGGGCCAGCTTATTTTCCAGAAAAATTGCGTGCGCTGCCACGGCCCCAACGGCAAAAAAGGGCTCAACGGCGCCCACGACCTTACCAAGAGCAACCTCAACGCCTTTGGCCGTACCTATCTGGTGACCAACGGCATGGGCAAGATGCCGGCCTTTGGCAAGGTGCTCACCCCGGCGCAGGTGCAGCAGGTGGTGGCTTACTCGCTTACGCTGCGCTAA
- a CDS encoding SDR family oxidoreductase, translated as MFDTNPMAGTLLTASPTLSRPPAVVRTGPFAGQVAIVTGSESGIGRETARALCENGAAVVLNGRNAERLEQTRLAFAQAGLAVASCQADVTDYADCERLIDTAIREFGQLNILITNASISMRAYFADMQPEVFRQVLDSNVYGTVYPLKAALPHLTKTRGSVTFISSISALNGMPSGSAYCAGKAAVANLAHTLRLELDHTGIHFGVVHIGFTQNDADKRVLDAAGRPVPIAHRPPRWQKSQGQVAGIILKHIRRRRQRTVISALGRLIVLIHTYLPRLGDWVVLTTIRRLRHFYE; from the coding sequence ATGTTTGATACGAATCCCATGGCGGGCACCTTGCTCACGGCTAGCCCCACGTTGTCACGGCCGCCCGCGGTGGTGCGCACGGGGCCGTTTGCGGGCCAAGTGGCCATCGTCACCGGCTCCGAATCGGGCATTGGGCGCGAAACGGCGCGGGCCCTCTGCGAAAACGGAGCCGCCGTGGTGCTCAACGGACGTAACGCCGAGCGCCTGGAGCAGACCCGGCTGGCCTTTGCCCAGGCCGGACTGGCTGTAGCCAGCTGCCAGGCCGACGTGACTGACTATGCCGACTGCGAACGGCTGATTGATACCGCTATCCGGGAGTTTGGTCAGCTCAATATCCTCATCACCAATGCCAGCATTTCGATGCGGGCCTACTTTGCCGATATGCAGCCCGAGGTGTTCCGGCAAGTGCTCGACAGCAACGTGTACGGCACCGTGTACCCGCTCAAGGCCGCGCTGCCGCACCTGACCAAAACCCGGGGCAGCGTCACGTTTATCTCCTCCATCTCGGCGCTGAACGGCATGCCCAGCGGGTCAGCGTACTGCGCCGGAAAAGCGGCCGTGGCCAACCTGGCACACACGCTCCGGCTCGAGCTCGACCACACCGGCATTCACTTCGGCGTGGTGCACATCGGCTTCACCCAAAACGACGCCGACAAGCGCGTGCTGGATGCGGCCGGGCGGCCCGTGCCCATTGCGCACCGCCCGCCGCGCTGGCAAAAATCGCAGGGACAGGTGGCCGGCATCATCCTGAAACACATTCGGCGGCGGCGGCAGCGCACCGTAATTTCGGCCCTAGGCCGCCTGATTGTGCTGATTCATACCTACCTGCCCCGCCTAGGCGATTGGGTGGTGCTCACAACAATTCGGCGCCTGCGGCATTTCTACGAATAA
- a CDS encoding arsenosugar biosynthesis-associated peroxidase-like protein yields the protein MDTYYNPGDLKKFGNISEFQPEFAEKFFSYYGSVFAEGALTAREKSLIALAVAHAVQCPYCIDAYTSDTLEKGCTEPEMMEAVHVAAAIRGGATLVHSVQMMNKAKDLSM from the coding sequence ATGGATACTTATTACAACCCCGGCGACCTCAAGAAATTCGGCAACATCTCCGAATTCCAGCCGGAATTTGCCGAGAAATTTTTCTCCTACTACGGCTCCGTATTCGCCGAAGGAGCCCTCACGGCCCGCGAGAAGTCGCTCATTGCCTTGGCCGTGGCGCACGCCGTGCAGTGCCCCTACTGCATCGACGCGTACACCTCGGATACCCTGGAAAAGGGCTGCACCGAGCCGGAAATGATGGAAGCCGTGCACGTAGCCGCCGCCATTCGGGGCGGGGCCACGCTGGTGCACAGCGTGCAGATGATGAACAAAGCCAAAGACCTGTCTATGTAA